Proteins co-encoded in one Lineus longissimus chromosome 11, tnLinLong1.2, whole genome shotgun sequence genomic window:
- the LOC135496154 gene encoding uncharacterized protein LOC135496154 isoform X3 → MEGLRIVDVKVLAILDASTFIGLALDDSNESRDFEDLSNYVNDHYRNEKPMSVVVQSPHPDKIYCVRSSTDQTWCRTKVDIVFQASNGPLAQCYLIDFHRKENINLRWLRECPSEFRKLPTQARRYTLYGIQPISMKTDVENFTTSLQPCKQWDSSALTYVKTRLKERASVKVEVWRDNADAVQCLVFLAEALGFECLNDVLVEKEFARHTDITCKGRTLPVVGVFQETESCKGDLEKIFGGAIATVPTQVLKAYTPPRRPSFGQPPGHPVPQREPNPFQHAPALPSVQSRVPSHFAQPQELVRQPPQLVRKDQETPVSAGLAVLGKYSPANSSDEQSPPKIVRRRTPNSSSKPRNEVEQQMAGRSTAVLALSGDIYPTSVRPQPAPNPALQMTPHCEQGDSLPAKRLFDHLAPEVVAAIPPEALHQVQAQRSTSVGHGQVPSVANPMMKVADLPPIGRGYGRGAEFSSFEQRTLGQKPGQTAMSPSLDSSVGTRSLSPGRFVTPQLHHPPTVQRTANVELPKPAALNDTPSPPNPLAFGRGRGIINPNFCPAAIGQNIPSLSSQTSPSTTPFIQAGKPETSLCQNASSVPQPVINTTHQFQPPAASSSHVGFIPSQNTGLQIAAPRTPAAAQNSSSDDFNSPVRPPSASSLPTACDSPSQTARGLASLTKNPAILKMLPEKCFENLTTKKMEALLDLISAVGILSKEDEEDKNEQGQDERFDQKVPPANYCETTMANSGIAPAASLVLDPRINNAGSALQRQDFSLSNLGQVPHAVGGVTGGVNTVPSLTQPVVDPAVSKDGQSAKLLERVNKFFCQQSLQQASISETPVNISGSPHGIGYQPSQFSPQRGNSVIEEPGFMSVPSSNPGQSLPKASPVIRPAIPSTESHIRQPLLTSPSMCSSVGDQANQVGVTREESARNGYSMQQNLVASVQDVRRDNTQAMSRPSPNMMPSSSHLASPASVPVRSPLSATVGSEEEKRSGSDSGSTSTGSKLMSRLPKLATSKKTSPVVAPVERSDMFTMIMDEPRETPTVNLSLPTQREEAGVMVQSPDSDSDGAEPSRLVIRRECHRSRRLLEMINPEVYERRYLRTMLSMSMSGFDSVIINDSGVITDGEIVPKKPTLQLESSHLAEYIKNRLAGKNFPLPTKIQSWCWPAILRGLNVIGIAPPRRGKTLAYMAPLATLILQKDSYTELPSGNGPIAVILAGSWKSAMLIFDHCQLLVGGISDARTKMIHGDGDEENMIIELMNGCDILIATPHCLNRMLAGKYTNFERLCHLVVDDGDVLIEEFTEEVRSILDAYNDAIDAATERSVPNQIMLFSSQWTQGFRSFHNRCMLNPAVIISSSFEAAIYGGVEQIPDVCPADQRFQKLPGILEELSHDHEKIIIFTNTPEEADAVYKLLQNYCFHALLYTHAMLTEDIEMIQREWKQPHDAQSKPVLVMTDGGIRELQITDTTCVIHYTMSETKTKFGNRLGCMEDHLKVISRDSEKKLVSYILISQECGRQAPTLLRLLRRIGVNPPKNLELLAAGVMEGREEGKQQPLCHYLKSYGRCRDINKCPSRHVISAEIDQPDPEIPLPKNGEVKVLITHVTNASHFYARIQEHRQFSGADGKVTKNTTFAEAVSMLHFKVLQYFQAESRRVHCTSLRVGELCAVDDRRGVYSRARVLQVPRRLSDDAEIEVIYVDEGRTDTVQLKHIYVLPDHLCLDKIPPTVVEIYICGVKPKDEDIEWTTKASLFVYNLIIGMELNGTIVLSLGTTLWLEHLTQLAYLPQLKETIHQYSVKRELLSHKLGVKNPEHMSELYKLCHGKVALPLLTVPKKGGVPKFTYTLGSVRTEVLPESDQYHEVCVSAVITPHLFFVQKFANQDEIEGMYDEINKDAESLEAVDPNMITSGMLCLGKFSQTDSWYRAQVLSMKENKYEAFFVDYGDKEFVSLDCLRTLPEKFAKLPLQAMECALVKVSPTGNKWDEAASDAFWDMCVLENGDRKKLFARVRSRTNASLAGMHKCHVEVTDTTSSDNLLLSQELVTAGHALATPESVQELFPDLDLDLEVEVDETEKIPFFCARMYLSNVATDSVTLAQACKDIVAENDRSDLLKAGAHLAMCKVVAFLPEQTSQYLLLQAISTLLDEDSAKEEAYQSGVLRNFCRILSKESSSTLSQLEVAKMLCGFSGNYRYCYEIGHCGGIKHLCTLAGAVKQEHICLTFLRCLFNVCNGHRANCDIVKDCGGIRILSRLLVNYDRKENMEYILDLLYLLVENLESTDVMRKNGTIESLVLNLGRTVHVDLIGDMVELLSILSGHSAANKKVMREEGISEALEKHCRRHSRCSEEVRTKCKELYRLFNPAGYIEPELRQLRPMTQVNGGTHIENTPIIERDIMPSKRVPAEVLWSQKSYWVLLIIKVPEVKKHVIDCKHDGLIFRATVQETEYYVNLELFADVMPEDYQVRVLPSCVMVGLKKAVKARWLRLLKHRGKPSYIKIDMERYVNSSSESEGEGSHESPFVFRQKKSLGDFLADERSDIPKYLNARPEPEHVAESSDSDSDCPSDEFDSGVMRWADKDEFDIFAH, encoded by the exons ATGGAAGGTCTACGCATAGTGGATGTGAAGGTCCTAGCT ATTCTAGATGCAAGCACATTCATTGGCTTGGCCTTGGATGACAGCAATGAAAGTCGTGATTTTGAGGACTTGAGTAATTATGTCAATGATCACTACAGAAATGAGAAACCGATGTCAGTGGTTGTACAAAGCCCTCATCCAGACAAG ATATACTGTGTTCGGAGTTCAACAGATCAAACTTGGTGTCGAACGAAGGTGGATATTGTCTTTCAGGCATCAAATGGTCCACTTGCACA GTGCTACTTGATAGACTTTCAtagaaaagaaaatatcaatctCAGATG GCTAAGAGAATGCCCAAGTGAATTCCGAAAATTGCCCACCCAGGCAAGGAGATACACCCTGTATGGTATTCAACCAATTTCAATGAAAACAGATGTAGAGAACTTCACCACTAGTTTACA GCCATGCAAGCAGTGGGATAGTTCTGCTCTTACATATGTCAAAACAAGGCTGAAAG AGCGTGCTAGTGTCAAGGTTGAAGTCTGGCGGGATAATGCTGATGCTGTCCAATGTCTTGTCTTCCTTGCTGAGGCGCTGGGATTCGAGTGTCTGAACGATGTATTAGTGGAGAAAGAGTTTGCAAGACATACTGATATCACGTGCAAAG GTCGCACATTGCCTGTTGTGGGAGTCTTTCAGGAAACAGAGTCATGCAAAGGAGACCtcgaaaagatatttggtggaGCAATAGCGACCGTTCCAACACAAGTCTTGAAGGCCTACACGCCTCCACGCCGCCCTTCATTCGGACAGCCACCTGGTCATCCCGTGCCACAAAGAGAGCCGAATCCTTTTCAGCATGCTCCTGCCCTCCCATCAGTGCAGTCACGGGTTCCATCTCACTTTGCCCAACCTCAAGAGTTGGTCAGGCAACCTCCACAGTTGGTTAGGAAGGATCAAGAAACACCTGTAAGTGCCGGGTTGGCAGTCTTAGGAAAATACAGCCCAGCCAACAGCTCTGATGAACAAAGTCCGCCCAAAATCGTCCGAAGGCGTACACCGAACTCAAGCTCAAAGCCAAGGAATGAGGTGGAGCAGCAGATGGCGGGCCGAAGTACAGCGGTGTTGGCACTTTCTGGTGATATCTATCCAACTTCTGTGAGGCCTCAGCCAGCCCCCAATCCTGCTCTTCAAATGACTCCACACTGTGAACAGGGGGATTCTTTACCTGCAAAGCGTTTGTTCGATCATCTTGCACCAGAAGTTGTGGCTGCCATTCCCCCTGAAGCACTTCATCAAGTTCAAGCCCAGAGAAGTACTTCCGTCGGTCATGGACAAGTTCCCAGTGTTGCTAACCCTATGATGAAAGTTGCAGATTTGCCACCTATCGGCCGTGGCTATGGACGTGGAGCAGAATTCAGTTCGTTTGAGCAACGGACACTCGGTCAAAAGCCGGGCCAAACTGCCATGTCGCCGTCTCTTGATTCAAGTGTTGGTACGCGTAGTCTTTCACCTGGCAGATTTGTGACTCCTCAGTTACACCATCCACCAACAGTACAGAGAACAGCTAATGTGGAGCTGCCAAAACCAGCTGCCCTCAACGATACTCCTTCTCCACCAAATCCCCTGGCTTTCGGACGAGGCAGAGGTATAATCAACCCAAATTTTTGTCCCGCTGCCATCGGTCAAAACATCCCGTCTCTGTCCAGTCAGACGTCACCGAGTACTACTCCATTCATTCAGGCAGGCAAACCAGAAACGAGTCTCTGTCAAAATGCAAGCTCTGTTCCACAGCCTGTCATTAACACCACTCATCAGTTTCAACCACCTGCAGCTAGCTCAAGTCATGTGGGATTCATTCCGAGTCAAAACACAGGATTACAGATTGCAGCGCCTAGAACTCCTGCTGCTGCACAGAACAGTAGCAGTGATGATTTTAATTCACCTGTGAGGCCGCCTTCTGCATCCAGTCTTCCAACTGCATGCGACAGCCCTTCCCAGACTGCAAGAGGTCTCGCTTCCCTCACGAAAAAcccggccattttgaaaatgctgcCAGAAAAGTGCTTTGAAAATCTAACCACGAAGAAAATGGAAGCTCTGCTTGATCTCATCAGTGCAGTGGGCATATTGAGTAAGGAGGATGAAGAAGACAAGAATGAGCAAGGGCAGGATGAGAGATTTGACCAAAAGGTTCCACCTGCCAATTACTGTGAGACTACTATGGCTAATTCTGGTATAGCACCAGCAGCCAGCCTTGTGCTAGATCCGAGGATTAATAATGCTGGTTCCGCACTTCAAAGACAAGATTTCAGCCTGTCTAACCTTGGACAGGTACCCCATGCTGttggtggtgttactggcggtGTTAATACGGTACCTTCCCTCACTCAGCCTGTGGTGGACCCGGCAGTGTCAAAGGACGGTCAAAGCGCAAAGTTACTAGAGCGAGTCAACAAGTTTTTCTGCCAGCAAAGCTTGCAGCAAGCATCCATTAGTGAAACACCAGTTAACATCAGTGGGTCTCCGCATGGGATAGGATACCAGCCAAGTCAGTTCTCTCCTCAGCGTGGGAATTCTGTCATCGAGGAACCAGGATTCATGTCGGTGCCAAGTAGTAACCCAGGACAGTCCTTACCAAAGGCTAGTCCTGTTATAAGACCAGCCATCCCATCTACAGAGTCTCATATAAGGCAGCCACTACTGACGAGCCCCTCTATGTGCAGCAGTGTGGGTGACCAGGCAAACCAGGTAGGGGTCACAAGGGAAGAGTCGGCACGGAATGGCTACTCGATGCAACAGAATCTTGTTGCTAGTGTCCAAGATGTCAGACGCGACAACACCCAGGCAATGAGTCGGCCGTCGCCAAATATGATGCCGTCGTCATCTCATCTCGCCAGTCCTGCGTCTGTCCCTGTCAGGAGTCCGTTGTCCGCCACAGTCGGTAGCGAAGAGGAGAAAAGATCTGGAAGCGATTCCGGCAGCACTAGTACCGGATCGAAACTGATGTCTCGTCTGCCAAAACTGGCCACATCCAAGAAGACCAGCCCAGTGGTGGCGCCGGTGGAGAGGAGTGACATGTTCACGATGATAATGGATGAGCCAAGAGAAACTCCAAC GGTGAATCTGAGCTTGCCCACACAGAGGGAGGAAGCGGGCGTGATGGTGCAATCACCTGACTCGGACTCTGATGGCGCTGAGCCCAGTCGCCTGGTGATCAGGCGGGAATGCCACCGAAGCAGACGCTTGTTGGAAATGATTAATCCGGAAGTTTACGAAAGGCGCTACTTAAGAACCATGTTGTCCATGTCAATGAGTGGG TTTGACAGTGTCATAATCAATGATTCTGGTGTGATTACCGATGGAGAGATTGTGCCAAAGAAACCCACCCTCCAACTCGAGAGTTCTCATCTTGCCGAATATATCAAAAAC AGATTGGCTGGGAAGAATTTTCCGCTGCCCACCAAGATCCAGTCCTGGTGTTGGCCAGCGATCCTGAGGGGACTGAATGTGATTGGTATAGCTCCACCTAGAAGAGGAAAGACACTAGCCTACATGGCTCCACTGGCTACATTGATTCTTCAGAAGGACAGCTACACTGAACTGCCGTCTGGAAATGGG CCAATAGCCGTGATTCTGGCTGGGTCTTGGAAGAGCGCCATGCTCATCTTCGACCACTGTCAACTCCTCGTGGGTGGCATCAGTGACGCCAGGACCAAAATGATCCACGGAGATGGTGACGAAGAAAACATGATT atTGAGCTGATGAATGGCTGTGACATTCTTATTGCGACTCCTCATTGTCTGAATCGAATGCTGGCAGGAAAGTACACCAACTTCGAACGGCTGTGTCACCTG GTTGTTGACGATGGTGATGTTTTGATCGAGGAATTCACAGAGGAG GTTCGCTCGATCTTGGATGCATATAACGATGCTATAGATGCGGCCACAGAACGGAGTGTACCAAACCAGATCATGCTGTTCAGCTCTCAGTGGACCCAAGGTTTCAGGTCGTTCCATAACAGATGCATGCTGAATCCTGCTGTGATTATATCATCAAGCTTTGAGGCCGCTATCTATGGTGGAGTGGAACAG ATTCCCGATGTATGTCCTGCTGATCAGCGTTTCCAAAAGCTTCCCGGTATTCTGGAGGAGCTGTCACATGACCATGAGAAGATCATCATATTCACCAACACACCTGAAGAAGCAGACGCTGTTTACAAGTTGCTGCAGAACTACTGTTTCCATGCCCTTCTCTACACTCACGCCATGCTGACTGAAGACATTGAGATGATCCAGAGGGAATGGAAACAGCCCCATGATGCTCAGTCAAAACCTGTCCTGG TGATGACCGATGGTGGAATTCGTGAGCTGCAGATTACTGACACTACCTGTGTCATCCATTACACCATGTCAGAGACGAAGACCAAGTTTGGTAATCGTCTTGGCTGCATGGAAGATCATCTCAAAGTGATCTCCAGAGATAGCGAG AAGAAGTTGGTGTCTTACATCCTGATCTCCCAGGAGTGTGGTCGACAGGCTCCAACTCTGCTGAGATTACTGAGGAGGATTGGAGTGAACCCACCAAAAAATCTGGAACTTCTGGCAGCTGGGGTCATGGAG GGCCGTGAAGAGGGCAAACAACAACCTCTGTGTCACTATCTCAAGTCTTATGGAAGATGCCG CGATATCAACAAGTGTCCATCACGCCATGTGATATCAGCTGAGATTGACCAGCCCGATCCTGAGATACCCCTGCCAAAGAACGGTGAAGTCAAAGTGCTGATCACGCACGTCACCAACGCCAGCCACTTCTACGCTCGCATCCAGGAGCATCGGCAGTTCTCTGGTGCAGACGGCAAGGTCACCAAGAACACCACGTTCGCTGAAGCAGTCTCAATGTTACACTTCAAAGTGCTGCAGTATTTCCAAGCAGAGAGTCGACGTGTTCACTGTACGTCACTCCGGGTGGGTGAACTCTGTGCCGTGGATGACAGACGAGGTGTCTATAGCAG GGCAAGAGTTCTGCAGGTACCAAGGAGACTGTCTGACGATGCAGAGATTGAGGTGATCTATGTTGATGAAGGAAGAACAGATACGGTCCAGCTCAAGCACATCTACGTGTTACCAGATCATCTGTGTCTGGATAAGATACCACCAACGGTGGTTGAGATCTACATCTGTGGTGTGAAACCCAAGGACGAGGACATTGAGTGGACAACGAAAGCGAGTCTCTTCGTGTATAACCTCATCATTGGAATGGAACTCAATGGAACCATTGTGCTCAG CCTGGGCACAACACTTTGGTTAGAGCATCTGACGCAGCTTGCCTACCTGCCACAGCTGAAGGAAACCATTCACCAGTACAGTGTCAAGAGGGAATTACTCAGTCATAAGTTAGGTGTGAAAAACCCTGAG CATATGTCCGAGCTGTACAAATTATGCCACGGCAAGGTGGCGCTCCCACTACTCACTGTTCCAAAGAAAGGAGGCGTTCCTAA GTTTACGTACACACTTGGATCTGTTCGGACGGAGGTGCTACCAGAATCAGACCAGTACCACGAGGTCTGCGTGTCAGCCGTCATCACACCTCACTTGTTCTTCGTGCAGAAGTTTGCCAATCAGGATGA GATTGAGGGAATgtatgatgaaatcaacaaggatgCTGAGTCTCTTGAAGCAGTCGACCCGAACATGATCACATCCGGGATGCTGTGCCTGGGCAAGTTCTCACAGACTGACAG ctggtaCCGCGCCCAAGTTCTTTCCATGAAGGAGAACAAATACGAAGCTTTCTTTGTCGACTACGGTGACAAGGAGTTTGTATCCCTGGATTGTCTGCGTACCCTACCAGAGAAGTTTGCCAAGTTACCGctacaggccatggaatgtgcCCTCGTCAAGGTCTCACCGACTG gaaacAAGTGGGATGAGGCAGCCTCAGATGCATTCTGGGACATGTGTGTTTTGGAAAACGGCGACCGGAAGAAACTTTTTGCGAGAGTCAGATCTCGGACAAATGCGTCTCTGGCGGGAATGCACAAGTGCCATGTTGAGGTGACAGACACGACTTCATCCGATAACCTCTTACTGTCTCAGGAGCTGGTCACAGCTGGTCACGCTCTCGCCACACCAGAATCAGTCCAG GAGTTATTCCCtgatcttgaccttgaccttgaggtAGAGGTCGATGAAACTGAGAAAATCCCCTTCTTCTGTGCCAGAATGTATCTGAGTAACGTTGCAACCGACTCCGTCACTCTTGCTCAGGCGTGTAAGGATATCGTGGCAGAGAATGACAG GAGTGATCTGCTGAAGGCAGGGGCTCATTTGGCTATGTGTAAAGTCGTGGCTTTCTTGCCTGAGCAGACCAGCCAGTACCTGCTGCTTCAAGCCATCTCAACACTCTTGGATGAAGACAG TGCCAAAGAAGAGGCCTATCAGAGTGGAGTTCTGAGAAACTTCTGTAGAATACTCAGCAAG GAGAGCTCCTCGACGTTGTCTCAATTGGAAGTGGCCAAGATGCTCTGTGGTTTCTCCGGCAACTATCGCTACTGCTACGAAATTGGACACTGTGGTGGCATCAAGCATTTGTGTACACTGGCCGGGGCGGTGAAACAAGAACATATTTGCCTCACCTTCCTCCGGTGTCTCTTCAATGTTTGTAATGGACATCGCGCAAATTGTGATATCGTGAAGGACTGTGGAGGCATACGAATCCTCTCTCGCCTGCTGGTAAATTACGACAGAAAGGAAAACATGGAGTATATCTTGGACCTATTATACTTGCTTGTGGAGAATTTGGA GAGCACGGATGTGATGAGAAAGAATGGAACCATAGAGTCCTTGGTGCTGAATCTCGGCAGAACTGTTCATGTAGAT TTGATTGGTGACATGGTTGAGTTGCTCTCCATCCTGTCAGGCCATAGTGCAGCCAATAAAAAGGTCATGAGAGAGGAAGGCATCTCAGAAGCTTTAGagaa GCACTGTCGTAGACATTCACGTTGCTCAGAAGAAGTCCGAACCAAGTGTAAAGAACTTTATCGACTGTTCAACCCTGCTGGCTATATTGAGCCAGAACTGAGGCAACTTCGTCCAATGACACAAGTAAATGGCGGTACACACATTGAGAATACACCAATCATTGAAAGGGATATCATGCCATCCAAACG tgTTCCTGCTGAAGTGCTCTGGTCCCAGAAGTCATACTGGGTGCTACTTATCATCAAAGTTCCAGAAGTGAAGAAGCATGTAATTGATTGCAAACATGATGGGTTGATATTTCG GGCAACAGTTCAGGAAACTGAGTATTACGTCAACCTGGAGTTGTTTGCTGATGTCATGCCCGAGGATTACCAGGTGCGTGTGCTGCCGAGCTGTGTCATGGTCGGCCTGAAGAAAGCGGTGAAAGCCAGGTGGCTTAGACTACTCAAACACAGGGGGAAG CCTTCCTACATCAAGATAGACATGGAGCGTTACGTGAACTCGTCCTCGGAGTCTGAGGGAGAAGGCTCACACGAATCGCCCTTCGTTTTCAGACAAA AAAAAAGCCTTGGTGATTTCTTGGCAGACGAGCGGTCCGATATCCCAAAGTATCTTAACGCACGGCCAGAGCCAGAACATGTGGCTGAATCGTCAGATTCTGATTCAGATTGCCCGAGTGATGAGTTTGATTCGGGTGTCATGAGATGGGCAGACAAGGACGAGTTTGATATATTTGCTCATTAA